A region from the Tachyglossus aculeatus isolate mTacAcu1 chromosome X2, mTacAcu1.pri, whole genome shotgun sequence genome encodes:
- the NACC1 gene encoding nucleus accumbens-associated protein 1, with translation MAQTLQMEIPNFGNSILECLNEQRLQGLYCDVSVVVKGHAFKAHRAVLAASSSYFRDLFNNSKSAVVELPAAVQPQSFQQILSFCYTGRLSMNVGDQFLLMYTAGFLQIQEIMEKGTEFFLKVSSPSCDSQGLHAEETPSSEPQSPVAQTSTWPACNTPLPLVSRVKTEQQESDSVQCTPVAKRLWDSGQKEGGGGNSNGSRKIAKFSSQDLGGNRQQQQQQQQQQPQQQPQQQPPPPQQQQGAVGGAGVVSGPSTSDRTSPGTSSAYTSDSPSSYHNEEDEEEDAGEEGSDEQYRQICNMYTMYSMMNVGQTAEKVEALPEQVASESRNRIRVRQDLASLPAELINQIGNRCHPKLYDEGDPAEKLELVTGTNVYITRAQLMNCHVSAGTRHKVLLRRLLASFFDRNTLANSCGTGIRSSTNDPSRKPLDSRVLHAVKFYCQNFAPNFKESEMNAIAADMCTNARRVVRKSWIPKLKLMMAKGDTYTTFINDTGEMEPDIMGVEHGFETGSHDGDAGTSAEGLQ, from the exons ATGGCTCAGACCCTGCAGATGGAGATCCCCAACTTTGGCAACAGCATCCTCGAGTGCCTCAATGAACAGCGGCTGCAGGGCCTTTACTGTGATGTGTCGGTGGTGGTGAAGGGCCATGCCTTCAAGGCCCACCGTGCCGTGCTGGCTGCCAGCAGCTCCTACTTCCGGGACCTTTTCAACAACAGTAAGAGTGCAGTGGTGGAACTGCCGGCCGCTGTGCAGCCCCAGTCCTTCCAGCAGATCCTCAGTTTCTGTTACACGGGGCGGCTGAGCATGAATGTGGGGGACCAGTTTCTTCTCATGTACACGGCCGGCTTCCTCCAGATCCAGGAGATCATGGAGAAGGGGACCGAGTTCTTTCTCAAGGTGAGCTCACCCAGCTGTGACTCGCAGGGGCTGCACGCCGAGGAGACGCCGTCAtcggagccccagagcccagtgGCTCAGACCTCCACCTGGCCTGCCTGCAATACTCCCCTGCCCCTGGTGTCCCGGGTCAAGACGGAACAGCAGGAGTCAGACTCGGTCCAGTGCACGCCGGTGGCCAAGCGGCTGTGGGACAGTGGCCAGAAGGAGGGCGGCGGCGGCAACAGCAACGGCAGCCGCAAAATAGCCAAGTTCTCCAGTCAGGACCTGGGAGGGaaccggcagcagcagcagcagcaacaacagcagcaaccGCAGCAGCAACCGCAGCAGCAGCCGCCACccccgcagcagcagcagggggcggtgggaggggcaGGCGTGGTGAGCGGGCCCAGCACGTCAGACCGGACCAGCCCTGGAACATCCAGCGCCTACACCAGTGACAGCCCCAGCTCCTACCAcaacgaggaggatgaggaggaggacgcaGGGGAGGAGGGCTCTGATGAGCAGTACCGACAGATATGCAACATGTACACCATGTACAGCATGATGAATGTAGGCCAGACAG cTGAGAAGGTGGAGGCCCTGCCGGAGCAAGTGGCCTCTGAGTCCCGCAACCGCATCCGAGTGCGGCAGGACTTGGCCTCGCTGCCGGCCGAGCTCATCAACCAGATTGGCAACCGCTGCCACCCCAAGCTGTACGACGAGGGTGACCCCGCTGAGAAACTGGAGCTCGTGACAG gCACCAACGTGTACATCACCCGGGCCCAGCTCATGAATTGTCACGTCAGTGCAGGCACACGGCATAAAGTGTTACTCCGGCGGCTCCTTGCATCCTTCTTCGATCG GAACACCCTGGCCAACAGCTGTGGCACTGGCATCCGCTCCTCCACCAATGACCCCAGCCGGAAGCCCTTGGACAGCAGAGTACTGCATGCTGTTAAGT TCTACTGCCAGAACTTTGCCCCAAACTTCAAGGAAAGTGAGATGAATGCCATCGCGGCTGATATGTGCACCAACGCCCGTCGGGTTGTGCGCAAGAGCTGGATCCCCAAGTTGAAACTGATGATGGCCAAGGGTGACACGTATACGACTTTCATCAACGACACTGGAGAGATGGAGCCGGATATCATGGGCGTGGAGCATGGCTTCGAGACGGGCAGCCACGACGGAGACGCCGGCACCTCTGCAGAAGGCCTCCAGTAA